In Ovis canadensis isolate MfBH-ARS-UI-01 breed Bighorn chromosome 11, ARS-UI_OviCan_v2, whole genome shotgun sequence, one genomic interval encodes:
- the EME1 gene encoding crossover junction endonuclease EME1: MAVKKSSLSLDSSESDSEELPTFAFLKNKPSSVKRRQPQEDEKIVVVDISDSEASCPSPKLKDPPLVPEAAETVIQTEPVSVLSSGSENEEEFMPLAERLICKFLTHKQLSPKKSSSPFERVLDHQNNERVTRDWQKQPFTKIRDIPLCGTSERHASSNKDPVVDNPCHQLPAYQTTCTVQSNSLTITKTNAEVPLPQKRRKYSQKVQKSSAQGCQQWGRASQKESTQRQQERKKKTALVNRLKAQRPEECLKHIVVLLDPALLQMGGGGQLLGALQSMDCCCVIEAQAVPCSLTWRRRAGPSEDGEEGWVEEPMVLVLLLAEVFMSMIYHFKQGSLGSTEEGKETLRSFVTDITARTAGKDLSLVIVDPEKHFSAPNPLRRKQRVASREQAKEKKKQQKQPEASAVPMATRVAMEEALVDLQLHTEAQAQIVQSWKELADLACAFTKAVAEAPFKKLRDQTSFSFCLESDWAGGAKVDHSGRGLALVWRRQIQQLNRVSLEMASAIVDAYPSPQILIQAYKRCFSEQERQNLLADLKVRRGEGVTATSRRVGPELSRRIYLQMTALQPDLSLDSAD, from the exons ATGGCTGTAAAGAAGTCATCACTCTCACTGGATTCCAGTGAGAGTGACTCTGAGGAGCTGCCAACATTTGCTTTTCTGAAGAATAAACCATCTTCAGTAAAGAGGAGGCAGCCTCAGGAGGATGAGAAGATTGTAGTGGTTGACATCTCAGATTCTGAGGCCTCCTGTCCGTCACCAAAATTGAAAGATCCACCACTTGTTCCAGAGGCCGCTGAAACTGTCATACAAACAGAGCCAGTCAGTGTGCTaagcagtggaagtgagaatgaGGAGGAATTTATGCCCCTGGCTGAGAGGCTTATTTGTAAGTTTTTGACTCACAAACAGCTGAGCCCTAAAAAATCCAGCTCCCCATTTGAAAGGGTTTTGGATCATCAAAATAATGAAAGAGTGACACGTGACTGGCAAAAACAGCCATTTACAAAGATCCGTGATATTCCCCTCTGTGGTACCTCAGAGAGGCATGCATCAAGTAACAAGGACCCTGTGGTAGACAATCCATGCCATCAGCTGCCAGCCTACCAAACTACCTGCACCGTCCAGAGCAACAGCTTGACAATAACCAAAACAAATGCTGAGGTGCCCCTGCCTCAGAAGAGACGCAAGTATAGTCAGAAGGTCCAGAAGAGCAGTGCACAGGGATGCCAGCAGTGGGGACGAGCAAGCCAGAAGGAGAGCACCCAGAGGcaacaggaaaggaagaagaagacaGCCCTGGTTAACAGGCTGAAAGCTCAGAGGCCAGAGGAGTGCTTAAAGCACATCGTTGTGCTGCTGGATCCAG CGCTCTTACAGATGGGAGGTGGGGGTCAGCTCCTTGgagccctgcagtccatggattgtTGCTGTGTGATAGAGGCGCAGGCTGTGCCTTGCAGCCTCACGTGGAGGAGAAGGGCTGGGCCCTCTGAG GATGGCGAGGAGGGCTGGGTGGAGGAGCCCATGGTTCTGGTGCTGCTCCTGGCAGAGGTGTTTATGTCCATGATCTACCACTTCAAGCAG GGAAGTCTGGGCAGCactgaggaagggaaggaaacacTTCGGAGCTTTGTGACTGACATCACAGCGAGGACAGCTGGGAAAGATCTGTCCCTGGTGATTGTGGATCCAGAGAAGCACTTCAG CGCTCCGAATCCTCTAAGAAGGAAACAGAGAGTGGCAAGTAGAGAGCAGGCCAAGGAGAAGAAGAAGCAACAGAAACAACCAGAGGCCAGCGCAGTGCCCATGGCGACCAGGGTAGCTATGGAAGAG GCACTGGTAGATCTGCAGCTGCACACAGAAGCCCAGGCTCAAATTGTGCAGAGCTGGAAAGAGCTGGCCGACTTGGCATGCGCGTTCACAAAGGCCGTGGCTGAAGCGCCCTTCAA GAAGCTCCGAGATCAAACTAGtttctccttctgcctggagAGTGACTGGGCTGGAGGGGCCAAGGTGGACCACTCTGGCAGGGGGCTTGCACTGGTCTGGAGGAGACAGATTCAGCAGCTGAACCGGGTCAGCCTGGAGATGGCCAGTGCCATTGTGGACGCCTATCCCTCCCCACAGATCCTGATCCAG GCTTATAAGCGGTGTTTTTCTGAGCAAGAACGCCAGAATTTGCTCGCAGACTTAAAGGTGCGCCGTGGGGAAGGCGTGACAGCCACCTCGCGCCGTGTTGGACCAGAGCTGTCCAGGCGTATCTACCTTCAGATGACAGCTTTGCAGCC
- the MRPL27 gene encoding large ribosomal subunit protein bL27m, translating into MALAVLAWRTRTSVTALLSPPQAAALAVRYASKKTGGSSKNLGGKSPGKRFGIKKMEGHYVHAGNILATQRHFRWHPGAHVGLGKKKCLYALEEGVVRYTKEVYVPNPSNSEAVDLVTRLPEGAVLYKTFVHVVPAKPEGTFKLVAML; encoded by the exons ATGGCGTTGGCGGTGCTGGCGTGGAGGACCCGGACTTCTG TTACAGCCCTGCTGAGCCCTCCTCAGGCTGCAGCTCTTGCTGTCAGATATGCATCCAAGAAGACAGGTGGCAGCTCCAAGAACCTTGGTGGAAAGTCTCCAGGCAAACGCTTTGGCATCAAGAAAATGGAGG GTCACTATGTTCATGCTGGCAACATCCTTGCTACTCAGCGCCACTTCCGCTGGCATCCAGGTGCCCAT GTGGGGCTGGGAAAGAAGAAATGCCTgtatgccctggaggagggggtaGTCCGCTACACTAAGGAGGTCTACGTGCCCAATCCCAGCAACTCGGAGGCTGTGGATCTGGTCACCAGGCTGCCCGAAGGGGCTGTGCTCTACAAGACTTTTGTCCACGTGGTTCCTGCCAAGCCTGAGGGCACCTTCAAACTGGTAGCTATGCTTTGA